The following coding sequences are from one Triticum dicoccoides isolate Atlit2015 ecotype Zavitan chromosome 4A, WEW_v2.0, whole genome shotgun sequence window:
- the LOC119286345 gene encoding GDP-L-galactose phosphorylase 2-like gives MEMKLTIKRVPTVLSNYQEEGGGGCGRNCLGDCCLPASKLPLYAFKADPKKPAQDDELPTEFFLNSLLLAQWEDRVARGLFRYDVTACETKVIPGELGFVAQLNEGRHLKKRPTEFRVDRVLQPFDSAKFNFTKVGQEEVLFRFEKGGGDSSYFLEKAPSTEGDHAPSVVAINVSPIEYGHVLLIPRVLDRLPQQIDPESFLLALHMAAEAASPYFRLGYNSLGAFATINHLHFQAYYLSVPFPVEKAPTKKIPLAKCALNSGVKVSKLTNFPVRGLVFERGNTLKDLADVVTNACIWLQENNVPFNVLISDSGRRIFVFPQCYAEKQALGEVSQDLLDTQVNPAVWEISGHIVLKRRTDFEEASEASAWRLLAEVSLSEERFEEVKACIFEATGLTESDEEEESSESPYASSSSVPRASSHMSEGCLVLQ, from the exons ATGGAGATGAAGCTGACGATTAAGAGGGTTCCGACGGTGCTGTCCAACTACCAGGAAGAAGGAGGCGGGGGCTGCGGCAGGAACTGCCTCGGGGATTGCTGCTTGCCTG CTTCCAAGCTCCCCCTCTATGCTTTCAAGGCCGACCCAAAGAAGCCTGCGCAGGATGATGAGCTCCCTACCGAGTTCTTCCTAAATTCGCTCCTCCTTGCACAG TGGGAGGACAGGGTGGCCCGAGGCCTATTCAGATATGACGTAACAGCCTGCGAGACCAAGGTGATTCCTGGCGAGCTTGGGTTTGTTGCACAGCTTAACGAAGGCCGCCACCTCAAGAAGCGCCCGACCGAGTTCCGTGTTGACCGTGTGCTCCAGCCATTCGATTCTGCCAAGTTCAACTTCACCAAGGTTGGCCAGGAGGAGGTTCTCTTTCGCTTTGAGAAAGGTGGTGGCGACAGCAGCTATTTCCTTGAAAAGGCCCCAAGCACTGAGGGTGACCATGCTCCCAGCGTTGTTGCAATCAAT GTGAGCCCTATTGAGTACGGTCATGTGCTTCTCATTCCACGTGTCCTTGACCGCCTGCCTCAGCAAATTGATCCTGAAAGCTTCCTGCTTGCACTACACATGGCAGCTGAGGCTGCAAGCCCATACTTTAGGCTTGGTTACAACAGCTTGGGTGCCTTTGCCACCATCAATCATCTCCACTTCCAG GCATACTACCTGTCAGTACCTTTTCCTGTTGAGAAGGCGCCTACCAAGAAGATCCCCCTTGCCAAGTGTGCGCTGAATAGTGGAGTGAAGGTGTCAAAACTGACAAATTTCCCCGTGAGAGGTCTGGTGTTTGAGAGAGGGAACACACTGAAGGATTTGGCTGATGTGGTTACCAACGCTTGCATTTGGCTCCAGGAGAACAATGTTCCTTTCAATGTCCTCATCTCTGATTCCGGTAGAAGGATCTTCGTTTTTCCTCAG TGCTATGCCGAGAAGCAGGCTCTCGGTGAAGTGAGCCAGGATCTGCTAGACACGCAGGTGAACCCTGCAGTATGGGAGATCAGTGGCCACATTGTTCTGAAACGGAGGACGGACTTCGAGGAGGCTTCAGAAGCATCAGCCTGGAGGCTTCTCGCTGAGGTGTCTCTGTCGGAGGAGCGATTTGAGGAGGTGAAGGCATGTATCTTTGAGGCCACCGGCCTCACTGAATCTGACGAGGAAGAGGAATCCAGTGAGTCTCCTTATGCATCGTCATCCTCCGTCCCACGAGCCTCTTCACACATGTCGGAAGGTTGCCTTGTCCTTCAGTGA